Below is a genomic region from Hydrogenobacter hydrogenophilus.
CACCTTTCAAATTGAGCGGTGGGCAAAAACAAAAGCTATGCTTAGCCTGTCTTTTGGTCTTAGAACCAAAGGTGTTGCTTTTAGATGAGCCTACTGCAAATCTTGATCCCAAAACAACTGGTTGGCTCGTAGACTTTCTTTATGACCTTAAAGCAACTACCATCATCACAACGCACAACCTTAGCCTTGCGGGCGAACTTGGGGAGAGGCTTTTAGTTCTCGGTGAGGACCACACCATTATATATGATGGCCGTGTAGAAGACTTCCTTAAAGATGAAGAAAAGATGCTAAAGGCTGGACTTTTGCATAAACACAAACACAAGCACGGAGAGAAGGAGCACACCCACTACCATCTGCATAATTATCTGTAAAACTTCTGTTAAGATTTTAATATGGACGAAAGGGAACAGATTAAGTTTCACATCTCAGAAATAGCCAAACTTATGGGTCTTGCAGAGCCTGTGGGCTTTATGCTTTCTTACGAAGTAGGTGATGTATGGATAGATGTTTATGTAGAAAGGGGCGAGGATGAGTGGCAAAACAAGACATACACAATAAGTGTTCCAAAAAATAAAGGGGACAAGCTAAAGAGCTTTGTAGAGTCTGCAGGGGGAAACACATGGGACATGATGGCGGATGGAGAGAGAGTTTACGCGAGCTTAACTCAAGAGGACTGGGAGCAGGTAAGCGCATCCATAATGAATCTTTTGTGAGGTTGTGCCATGAAGGTAGGTTTTATAGGGCTTGGACACTTAGGCACAGAGATAGCAAAGAGGTTGTCTTCTCAGGGTGTGGAGCTTATAGTTTGGAACAGAACCATAGAGAAAGCTAAGAAGCTTGGTTTTCCTACAGTTGAAAAGCCTGCGGATCTACTTTCACATGTGGACAGAGTTTTCCTTATAGTTTTTGACAGTCAAGCATCTCAGGAAGTGATATTTGGCAGAGGTGGACTCGTAGAAGGAAACATAGAGGGTAAAACTATAATAGACATGACTACTAATCACTACGCTTACACGGAAAGAGCTTATCAAGAGCTTAAAGAGTATGGAGCCTATTACCTTGACGCACCTGTGCTTGGAAGCGTTATACCAGCTCAAAGGGGCGAGTTGGTAATGCTTGTAGGTGGAGATAAAGAAAAGTACGAAGAAAACTTTCCTTTATTTGAGAAATTTTGCAGAAAGGTTTATTATGTAGGAAAGGCAGGAGATGGCACAAAGCTAAAGCTTATTAATAACATGGTACTTGGTGGTTTTATGCAAGTGCTTGCTGAAGCTTTGGCGGTGGGGGAGCTTGCGGGTTTTGACAAAGAGCTTCTGCTGAGCGTGCTTTCCGATGGAGCGGGCAAATCTTACATACTTGATGTGAAAAAGCAAAAGCTTTTAGAGGAGGACTTTTCCACTCACTTTTCCGTTGACCTCATATACAAAGACCTTCACTATGCGCAGGACCTTCTGAGGGATACAAAAGCCTTTTCCTTTGCACTTCAGAATGTCAAGGAAGCTTACGGCATGGCAAGGTTTATGGGTATGGGAGAACTTGACTTTTCGGCAGTTTACAAGGTGTTCAAAAAAGCTTAACGCTTTTTTAACCTTCAAGGTATAAAGTTATATTAAAGGAGGCACATTATGAAGCTGTTTGAGGAGCTTGAGGAGACAAAACAATTAGTACTTAAGATGGCAGGACTCGTGAAGAAAGCGGTAGAAAAAGCCATAGAGTCCCTTAACAAACAAGATGTGGAGATGGCAGAGAGCATAATAAAGGGCGACGATGAGATAGATCAACTCGAGGTGGAGATAGAAAGGCGGTGTATAAGGATGATAGCTCTCTACCAACCAGAAGCTATAGACCTTAGGCTCATCATGGGAATATACAAAATAGTTTCAGACTTGGAAAGAATAGCAGACGAGGCGGAGAACATAGCGGAAAGGTCTATACTCCTTGCTCAAGAGCCACCCCTTAAACCTTACGTAAACCTAACCCTTATGGCGAACCATGTAAAGGAGATGATAGAAGACGCGGTGATGAGTTTCTTCCAAAGGGATGTGGAACTTGCCAAAAAGGTTATTGCAAGGGACGATACGGTGGACGAGCTTTATCATCAACTTGAGAGGGAGTTAATTACTTATGTGATGGAAGACCCCAGAAACATAAAAAAGGTTATAAACTTATCTTTTGTAGGAAGACATTTTGAAAGAATGGCAGACCACGCAGAAAATATAGCGGAGATGGCTGTTTACTGGTCTGAAGGTGAGGTGATAAAGCACCAACACATAAAGGAGAAGGGTATAATGTGAAACTCTACTTAACCTTTGTTGCGTTCTTTCTCACATTTCTGGGCATAAATATAGTTATCCTTGATAACCTCAGAAAAGTGTGGCATGTGGGTTTTCCTCTTATCCTCTTCGTAATAAACATAGACCTGTTAGTTCTTGTAATAGTTTTTGCCATATTTTTCAGAAAGTTCATAAAAGTTTATATTGAGGGCTCAAGAAAAAAGCTTAGAAAGAAGCTATCAAACGCTCTCTTTTTGTACATACTCATTCCTGTAATTTTTCTAAATTTTGCTACTTCTGTTATTCTTTTACAATCCACTAAGACCTTAATAAGTTCACAGCTCAAAGATATAGCTCAGAAGTCAGAAATTCTCTATCAGGCTTTAAGGGACAGGGAAAGGGAAAAAATAAAACTCTATAAGGAATTTTTCACCTTTCTCGTAAGTAGAGGAGAAGACCCAAGGAGCTACCTTAGTGGACTAAAAGAGATAGAGAACATAACTCCAGCCCAAAATTGTATGGAATCTATAGAGGAAAGCGCGGTGATTATGTGTGTTGGTAAATACAAGATAGCTTTAAAAAGGGATAAAGACACTTTGAAAAACATAAACTCTCTTTATGATGTTTCAAAACAGCTCAGAAATATTGTTAAGTCAAAAGACATCATATCTGGCATATACCTTTACTTTCTTGTCCTGATAACCTTAATCACATCTCTTGCCTCTGTGTGGTTTGGAAACTTGGTGGCAAGGCACATAAGCCTTCCCCTTGAAAGGCTATCCTCAAAAGTTAAGGAAATATCCAAAGGGAACTTTTCCATAAAGGTCCATGTGCCCAATACGGGCGACGAGATACAAGAGCTTTCAGAAGCTTTTGAGAGGATGAGAGAAGAGTTGAGGAAAATTTACACAAAGCTTGAAAACGAGAAAAAAGTGCTTGAAGAACTCATAAACGCACTGCCTGTAGGAGTTGCTTATGTGCATCAGGATGGTAGAGTTATGGTGAATGCAAGCTTTATAAAGATGTTTGGTCAAGAGGTAAAAAGTGAAGAAGACATAAAAAATCTGAAGAAAAACACATACATAAAGGAGGTGGTAATAGAGCATAAGGAAGGTAAGGTGTACATATACGAGGACATTCAACCTATTATACTCTCAGAACGCTTCAAAACTTGGCAGTATGCGGTTAAAAGAATAGCTCATGAGATAAAAAACCCCCTCACACCTATAAGTCTTAATCTTGAAAGGATCGTCCGCCTTCTTGAAAAAGAGCCAACAGATAAGCAAAAGATCACAGAATCTATAAGCCTTATCCTTGAAGAGATAAATAGGATAAAAGATATAGTGAACAAGTTTAGAGACCTATCTGTGGAGAGAGAGCCTAAGGTAGAAGAGTTGAGCTTAAGACAGCTTATAGAGGAAGTATCAAAGCTTTATGCAGGATTAAGTGTTGAGGTGTCTGGTGATAAAAGGATATACGCGGATAGAGATATGCTAAAGGACATGTTTCTTAATCTTTTCAACAACAGCATAGAGTGGGGAGCAAGGAAGGTACGCATAAATATAGATGAAGATGTTATGGAATATGTAGATGATGGCAGGGGTATAGAGAAAGGCAAAGAGGGGGTAATATTTATTCCCTATCACTCGGAAAATCCACAAGGAATGGGACTTGGCTTAGCGGTAGTCAAAAACATAGTTCAGGTACATGGCTGGTCTGTAAAAGCGGTATATGACCCAAAGGGCTTTCACTTAGTTGTGGAGTTTAAACCTACATAAGGTATTATCTGCAGTATGCGTATAAGGTGGTTTTCCCATATGGTATCAAGTACATCAGAGACAGCATCTTCTTGTTCTTCTTCCGAAAGTTTCTTGAAGCTCTCGGACTTTACGCCCTTTTCGTGAAGCAAAAGGGGCACAAAGAGCTTTCCAAGGCAGTAAAAGAGAAAAGAAAGCTCTAAGTCAGAAAGCTGTGGAAAAGTGTTGAAGGTCCTGTAGGTCTTCTCTACCGCCCAATCGGTCCACCTTTTT
It encodes:
- a CDS encoding NAD(P)-dependent oxidoreductase translates to MKVGFIGLGHLGTEIAKRLSSQGVELIVWNRTIEKAKKLGFPTVEKPADLLSHVDRVFLIVFDSQASQEVIFGRGGLVEGNIEGKTIIDMTTNHYAYTERAYQELKEYGAYYLDAPVLGSVIPAQRGELVMLVGGDKEKYEENFPLFEKFCRKVYYVGKAGDGTKLKLINNMVLGGFMQVLAEALAVGELAGFDKELLLSVLSDGAGKSYILDVKKQKLLEEDFSTHFSVDLIYKDLHYAQDLLRDTKAFSFALQNVKEAYGMARFMGMGELDFSAVYKVFKKA
- the phoU gene encoding phosphate signaling complex protein PhoU, translated to MKLFEELEETKQLVLKMAGLVKKAVEKAIESLNKQDVEMAESIIKGDDEIDQLEVEIERRCIRMIALYQPEAIDLRLIMGIYKIVSDLERIADEAENIAERSILLAQEPPLKPYVNLTLMANHVKEMIEDAVMSFFQRDVELAKKVIARDDTVDELYHQLERELITYVMEDPRNIKKVINLSFVGRHFERMADHAENIAEMAVYWSEGEVIKHQHIKEKGIM
- a CDS encoding DUF3467 domain-containing protein, producing MIKPFQEFSRYAEWKERFLKEQERIKKIQSEVSNVQDQRLSKAMASMYVGGLEQRLKDEEIKRWTDWAVEKTYRTFNTFPQLSDLELSFLFYCLGKLFVPLLLHEKGVKSESFKKLSEEEQEDAVSDVLDTIWENHLIRILQIIPYVGLNSTTK
- a CDS encoding HAMP domain-containing protein, translated to MKLYLTFVAFFLTFLGINIVILDNLRKVWHVGFPLILFVINIDLLVLVIVFAIFFRKFIKVYIEGSRKKLRKKLSNALFLYILIPVIFLNFATSVILLQSTKTLISSQLKDIAQKSEILYQALRDREREKIKLYKEFFTFLVSRGEDPRSYLSGLKEIENITPAQNCMESIEESAVIMCVGKYKIALKRDKDTLKNINSLYDVSKQLRNIVKSKDIISGIYLYFLVLITLITSLASVWFGNLVARHISLPLERLSSKVKEISKGNFSIKVHVPNTGDEIQELSEAFERMREELRKIYTKLENEKKVLEELINALPVGVAYVHQDGRVMVNASFIKMFGQEVKSEEDIKNLKKNTYIKEVVIEHKEGKVYIYEDIQPIILSERFKTWQYAVKRIAHEIKNPLTPISLNLERIVRLLEKEPTDKQKITESISLILEEINRIKDIVNKFRDLSVEREPKVEELSLRQLIEEVSKLYAGLSVEVSGDKRIYADRDMLKDMFLNLFNNSIEWGARKVRINIDEDVMEYVDDGRGIEKGKEGVIFIPYHSENPQGMGLGLAVVKNIVQVHGWSVKAVYDPKGFHLVVEFKPT